A section of the Centroberyx gerrardi isolate f3 chromosome 8, fCenGer3.hap1.cur.20231027, whole genome shotgun sequence genome encodes:
- the hspb11 gene encoding intraflagellar transport protein 25 homolog — MIDSSLSSLGAKVALAASSDENHPPENIIDGNPDTFWMSTGMFPQEFIIRFAEPTKIAVVTMDCYNVKHLKIEKNTSDNASHFESVAEKEFEHTEGLLQSNSISLNGTSATHLRFIITSGYDHFVSVHRVGVES, encoded by the exons ATGATCGACTCCTCTCTCAGTTCTTTGGGTGCAAAAGTTGCCTTGGCTGCATCCAGCGACGAGAATCACCCACCAGAAAACATCATTGATGG AAACCCTGACACGTTTTGGATGTCCACTGGGATGTTTCCTCAAGAGTTCATAATTCGCTTTGCTGAACCCACGAAGATAGCTGTCGTGACAATGGACTGCTACAATG TGAAGCATCTAAAGATAGAAAAGAATACCTCAGATAATGCTTCTCACTTTGAGTCTGTTGCAGAGAAAG AATTTGAACATACAGAGGGGCTTCTTCAGTCAAATTCTATTTCA ctAAATGGAACCAGTGCAACCCACCTTCGTTTCATCATCACCTCAGGATATGATCACTTTGTCTCAGTGCACAGAGTCGGTGTGGAGAGTTAA